A section of the Thermodesulfobacteriota bacterium genome encodes:
- a CDS encoding queuosine precursor transporter: protein MERQSNYSGLFLLSSSIFVTCLITSNIIAVKLIEISGIVLPAAIIVFPLSYIFGDILTEVYGYSAARKVIWLGFLCNLIFVLASHIAGILPPAKFWDGQASYERILGYAPRLLFASFSAYLLGEFSNSFVLAKLKIKTKGRFLWVRTITSTLVGQGIDSLVFITLAFYGEMPHTVLLLTVIYQWLAKTIYEALFTPLTYVIVNFLKRKEGMDVFDYETRFNPLLIRD from the coding sequence ATGGAAAGACAAAGTAACTACTCTGGTCTTTTTCTTCTCTCATCTTCGATTTTTGTGACGTGTCTTATAACGTCCAACATAATCGCTGTAAAGCTCATAGAAATATCTGGGATAGTTTTGCCTGCGGCAATCATCGTTTTTCCTCTAAGCTACATTTTTGGGGATATACTCACAGAAGTATACGGCTATAGTGCGGCAAGAAAAGTCATATGGCTTGGATTTCTTTGTAATCTGATATTCGTTTTGGCGTCCCACATAGCAGGGATACTCCCTCCTGCAAAATTCTGGGACGGTCAGGCATCCTATGAGAGGATACTCGGATATGCTCCCAGGCTTCTTTTTGCGTCATTTTCGGCTTATCTTTTGGGGGAATTTTCAAATTCCTTTGTCCTTGCGAAGCTAAAAATAAAGACTAAGGGAAGATTCCTATGGGTTCGCACGATAACATCGACTTTGGTGGGCCAGGGCATAGATTCTTTAGTCTTCATAACACTTGCCTTCTACGGAGAGATGCCACACACTGTGCTTTTACTTACAGTCATTTACCAGTGGCTCGCAAAGACCATATATGAAGCGTTATTCACTCCTCTCACTTACGTTATAGTCAACTTTTTGAAACGTAAGGAAGGTATGGATGTTTTTGATTATGAGACGAGATTCAACCCTCTTCTGATTAGGGACTAG